One segment of Haloplanus natans DSM 17983 DNA contains the following:
- the infB gene encoding translation initiation factor IF-2 has product MSDSDTRDRPDTLRTPIVAVLGHVDHGKTSLLDKIRGSAVSEGEAGAITQHIGATAVPLDTISGIAGSLVDPDDFDLPGLLFIDTPGHHSFSTLRSRGGALADIAVLVVDVNDGFQPQTEEAIDILKRTGTPFIVAANKIDTTPGWNPQEGEPIQVTYDAQSDRARSRLDENLYEIIGQLSDSGFSADLYWRVQDFQANVGVVPVSAVTGEGVPDLLTVLMGLSQRYMKDRMAIDVEGPGAGTVLEVKEEKGFGTTLDVVVYDGTIREGDEIVVGGMHEPIVTEVRALLQPKPLAEIRTEKRFDRVDAVAAAAGVKIAAPDLEDAMAGAPVRVVRGREREAVVADVESELAEIEVETEEEGVVVKADTLGSLEAMANALVEAEVPILRAEVGDVAPRDVAVASTAAEAEHKVILGFNVDVLTNARRELEETDVRLFDDDVIYQLVEDYEAFVAERQRAQQETVLDKIVRPARFRILPDHVFRQNNPAVVGVEVLSGTLKNNTYVGRFDGNEFERVGQLSGIQKQGDDVSEARAGERVSVAIDGPTVGRQIDEGGELWVDLPEKHAKILEQELTDEIPADELEALQGFLDNHRRRDPFWGK; this is encoded by the coding sequence ATGTCAGATTCGGACACACGCGACCGACCGGATACGCTTCGCACCCCCATCGTCGCCGTGCTCGGGCACGTCGACCACGGGAAGACCAGCTTGCTCGATAAGATTCGCGGCTCGGCGGTCAGCGAGGGCGAGGCCGGCGCCATCACCCAGCACATCGGGGCCACCGCGGTTCCCCTCGACACCATCTCGGGTATCGCGGGCAGCCTCGTCGATCCCGACGACTTCGACCTGCCCGGTCTCCTCTTCATCGATACGCCCGGCCACCACTCCTTCTCCACCCTCCGCTCCCGCGGCGGCGCCCTCGCCGATATCGCCGTCCTCGTCGTCGACGTCAACGACGGCTTCCAGCCCCAGACCGAGGAGGCCATCGACATCCTCAAACGCACCGGAACGCCGTTCATCGTCGCCGCCAACAAGATCGACACGACGCCCGGCTGGAACCCCCAGGAAGGCGAACCGATCCAGGTCACCTACGACGCCCAGAGCGACCGTGCCCGATCCCGACTCGACGAGAACCTCTACGAGATCATCGGCCAACTCTCCGACTCCGGCTTCTCAGCCGATCTCTACTGGCGCGTACAGGACTTTCAGGCCAACGTCGGCGTCGTCCCCGTCTCCGCGGTCACCGGCGAGGGCGTCCCCGACCTTCTGACCGTCCTGATGGGGCTCTCCCAGCGGTATATGAAAGATCGGATGGCCATCGACGTGGAAGGGCCGGGCGCCGGAACCGTACTGGAGGTAAAAGAGGAGAAGGGCTTCGGCACCACCCTCGACGTGGTGGTGTACGACGGCACGATCCGCGAGGGCGACGAAATCGTCGTCGGCGGGATGCACGAACCCATCGTGACGGAGGTGCGGGCGCTCCTCCAGCCGAAGCCGCTCGCCGAGATCAGAACGGAAAAGCGGTTCGACCGCGTGGACGCCGTCGCCGCCGCGGCCGGGGTGAAGATCGCGGCACCCGACCTGGAGGACGCGATGGCCGGCGCGCCCGTCCGGGTCGTCCGCGGCCGCGAGCGCGAGGCCGTCGTCGCCGACGTGGAGTCCGAACTCGCCGAAATCGAGGTCGAAACCGAGGAGGAAGGCGTCGTCGTCAAGGCCGACACTCTCGGGAGCCTGGAGGCGATGGCCAACGCACTGGTCGAGGCCGAGGTGCCAATCCTCCGTGCCGAAGTCGGCGACGTGGCTCCCCGGGACGTGGCCGTCGCCAGCACCGCCGCCGAAGCCGAACACAAAGTCATCCTCGGGTTCAACGTCGACGTGCTCACAAACGCCCGGCGAGAGCTGGAGGAAACCGACGTGCGCCTGTTCGACGACGACGTGATCTACCAGCTCGTCGAGGATTACGAGGCGTTCGTCGCGGAGCGACAGCGCGCCCAGCAGGAGACGGTCCTCGACAAGATCGTCCGCCCGGCCCGCTTCCGGATCCTCCCCGATCACGTCTTCCGCCAGAACAACCCCGCCGTCGTCGGCGTCGAGGTACTGTCGGGCACGCTGAAGAACAACACCTACGTCGGCCGGTTCGACGGCAACGAGTTCGAACGCGTCGGCCAACTCAGCGGCATCCAGAAACAGGGTGACGACGTCTCCGAGGCCCGCGCGGGCGAACGCGTCAGCGTCGCCATCGACGGCCCCACCGTCGGCCGTCAGATCGACGAAGGTGGCGAACTCTGGGTCGACCTCCCCGAGAAACACGCCAAGATCCTGGAACAGGAACTCACCGACGAGATTCCCGCCGACGAACTGGAGGCGCTACAGGGATTTCTCGACAACCACCGGCGGCGGGACCCGTTCTGGGGGAAGTGA
- a CDS encoding DUF5811 family protein produces the protein MNGNTPYGGAPGVAEAGQPSTDIELTRDQRQSLQRAVAGIVSQTRSYLPDSYTVGSELSYGSNGPTATVAVRPPAGHPVSAGFTPDLDDLETGLADAERDEVARGLAASAALQVMDAVGDGVKPTAR, from the coding sequence ATGAATGGAAACACGCCGTACGGAGGCGCACCCGGAGTAGCCGAAGCCGGACAGCCATCGACGGATATCGAACTCACGCGGGACCAGCGACAGTCCCTTCAGCGGGCCGTGGCGGGAATCGTCTCGCAGACCCGGTCCTACCTGCCCGACAGCTACACCGTCGGCTCGGAGCTGTCCTACGGATCGAACGGGCCGACGGCGACCGTCGCGGTCCGTCCGCCCGCCGGCCACCCGGTCAGCGCGGGGTTCACCCCCGACCTCGACGACCTCGAAACCGGCTTGGCAGACGCCGAGCGCGACGAGGTGGCGCGTGGACTCGCCGCCAGCGCCGCGTTACAGGTGATGGACGCCGTCGGCGACGGCGTCAAGCCGACCGCTCGATAG
- the pan2 gene encoding proteasome-activating nucleotidase Pan2, which yields MSRSPSLPDRPRLDLDPEMSEAERLDAIRQHYERMVRVNEELAERLDETDDRREELMEEVDHLKRRNEVLKTSSLYVATVEEVADEGTIIKQHGNNQEVLTEPSPRIRKELAAGDRVAVNDSFGVQTVLDDETDSRAQAMEVEESPSVTYDDIGGIDDQVREVREAVEDPLLTPELFEEVGVDPPAGVLLHGPPGTGKTMLAKAVANETDATFIKMAGSELVRKFIGEGSRLVRDLFELAAERQPAVIFIDEIDAVAAKRTDSKTSGDAEVQRTMMQLLSEMDGFDDRGDIRIMAATNRFDMLDEAILRPGRFDRLIEVPKPDGEGRARILEIHTRDMNVADDVDYAELADDLDGYSGADLASLATEAGMFAIRDDRTEVRMRDFEDAKAKIEDAEDGGPVMAFTDYQY from the coding sequence ATGTCACGGAGTCCGTCGCTACCGGACCGTCCGCGCCTCGATCTCGATCCCGAGATGTCGGAGGCGGAGCGTCTCGACGCCATCCGCCAGCATTACGAGCGCATGGTCCGCGTCAACGAAGAACTCGCGGAACGACTCGACGAGACCGACGACCGGCGGGAAGAGCTCATGGAGGAGGTCGACCACCTCAAGCGTCGCAACGAGGTGCTGAAGACCTCGTCGCTCTACGTCGCCACCGTCGAGGAAGTCGCCGACGAGGGCACGATCATCAAACAGCACGGCAACAACCAGGAAGTGTTGACCGAGCCTTCGCCGCGGATCCGCAAGGAACTCGCGGCGGGCGACCGCGTCGCAGTCAACGACTCCTTCGGCGTCCAGACGGTGCTCGACGACGAGACCGACTCCCGGGCGCAGGCGATGGAAGTCGAGGAGTCGCCGTCGGTCACCTACGACGACATCGGCGGCATCGACGACCAGGTGCGTGAGGTGCGTGAGGCCGTCGAGGACCCGCTTCTGACACCGGAGCTGTTCGAGGAAGTTGGCGTCGACCCGCCGGCTGGCGTCCTCCTCCACGGCCCGCCGGGGACGGGGAAGACGATGCTCGCCAAAGCAGTCGCCAACGAAACCGACGCCACCTTCATCAAGATGGCCGGCTCGGAGCTGGTTCGGAAGTTCATCGGCGAAGGCTCGCGGCTCGTACGCGACCTGTTCGAACTCGCCGCCGAGCGCCAGCCGGCGGTCATCTTCATCGACGAAATCGATGCCGTCGCCGCCAAGCGGACGGATTCGAAGACCTCCGGCGACGCCGAGGTCCAGCGGACGATGATGCAGCTACTCTCGGAGATGGATGGCTTCGACGACCGGGGCGATATCCGCATCATGGCCGCGACCAACCGCTTCGATATGCTCGACGAGGCGATCCTGCGGCCCGGCCGGTTCGACCGCCTCATCGAGGTGCCCAAGCCGGACGGAGAGGGACGGGCCCGCATCCTCGAAATCCACACCCGCGACATGAACGTCGCCGACGATGTGGACTACGCCGAACTGGCCGACGACCTCGACGGTTACAGCGGCGCCGACCTCGCCTCGCTGGCGACGGAAGCGGGGATGTTCGCCATCCGCGACGACCGCACCGAAGTGCGGATGCGGGACTTCGAGGACGCCAAGGCCAAAATCGAGGACGCCGAGGACGGCGGCCCGGTGATGGCTTTTACCGACTACCAATATTAG
- the pepF gene encoding oligoendopeptidase F — MSSVPERNDIDAEDKWALESIFANDEDWEAAFEDVRDRISELEAYEGRVTESPSTLLELLELREDLLRDVAVVSTYANLRSSEDTRNQEYQAMSARAESLSADARSAASYVEPELQELDEADLDAFVDEEPALAEYEHYFDDVLRGKPHTRSKEVEELLADLSDVTDAASEVYSMLSNADMEFPTVDDPAGEPVEISLGNFTKLQKRPNREFRQSVHEAFYDRWADVRNSVGTSLKKSVTADVKLARARNYETAREAALDGPNVPVEVYDTLLETVGDNLDYLHRHAELKATALGVDDLQMWDLYASMAGGEPPEITYEQAVEHVVEAVAPLGEAYQERMAEGLDSRWVDVYENRGKRSGAFSAGTYDTQPFILMNYQDDVASMFTLAHELGHSMHSELTNDTQPWQYSSYDIFVAEVASTVNETLLTHHLLETVEDEAVRRHVLDEYLERFRSTLFRQTMFADFEQRIHEVVEDGGALTPDRFDELYGDLKRRYYRPAAVDDRIAREWMRIPHFYYGYYVYQYSTGISAATAIVERIREEGETAAADYREALRLGGSEYPIDVLETAGVDMTTAAPIEDALDVYGTYLDEMDTLVG; from the coding sequence ATGAGTTCGGTTCCCGAACGGAACGACATCGACGCCGAGGACAAGTGGGCTCTGGAGAGCATCTTCGCGAACGACGAGGACTGGGAGGCAGCCTTCGAGGACGTTCGCGACCGGATCTCGGAGCTCGAGGCCTACGAGGGCCGGGTGACCGAGAGCCCGTCGACCCTGCTCGAACTCCTCGAACTGCGCGAGGACCTCCTGCGCGACGTGGCAGTCGTCTCGACGTACGCCAACCTGCGGAGCAGCGAGGACACGCGTAATCAGGAGTATCAGGCCATGTCGGCGCGGGCGGAGTCGCTGTCCGCCGACGCCCGGAGCGCCGCGAGCTACGTCGAGCCCGAACTGCAGGAGCTCGACGAGGCGGACCTCGACGCCTTCGTCGACGAGGAACCCGCCCTCGCCGAGTACGAGCATTACTTCGACGACGTGCTCAGGGGGAAGCCCCACACCCGCTCGAAGGAAGTGGAGGAGCTGCTGGCGGACCTCTCGGACGTGACCGACGCCGCGAGCGAGGTGTACAGCATGCTCTCGAACGCGGACATGGAGTTTCCGACGGTCGACGATCCGGCGGGCGAACCGGTCGAAATCTCGCTCGGCAACTTCACCAAACTCCAGAAGCGGCCGAACCGCGAGTTCCGGCAGTCGGTCCACGAGGCCTTCTACGACCGCTGGGCGGACGTGCGAAACAGCGTGGGCACGTCGCTGAAAAAGAGCGTGACGGCGGACGTGAAACTCGCCCGCGCCCGCAACTACGAGACGGCCCGCGAGGCGGCGCTGGACGGCCCGAACGTCCCCGTCGAGGTGTACGACACCCTGCTTGAGACGGTCGGAGACAACCTCGACTACCTCCATCGCCACGCCGAGTTGAAAGCGACGGCGCTTGGCGTCGACGACCTGCAGATGTGGGATCTCTACGCCTCGATGGCCGGGGGGGAGCCACCCGAGATCACCTACGAGCAGGCGGTCGAGCACGTCGTCGAGGCGGTTGCCCCCCTCGGCGAGGCGTACCAGGAACGGATGGCCGAGGGACTGGATTCGCGGTGGGTCGACGTCTACGAGAACCGGGGCAAGCGGTCGGGTGCGTTCTCGGCGGGCACCTACGACACCCAGCCGTTCATCCTGATGAACTACCAGGACGACGTGGCGTCGATGTTCACGCTGGCCCACGAACTCGGCCACTCGATGCATTCGGAGTTGACCAACGACACCCAGCCGTGGCAGTACAGCAGCTACGACATCTTCGTCGCGGAGGTGGCGAGCACGGTCAACGAGACGCTGCTGACTCACCACCTGCTGGAGACGGTCGAGGACGAGGCGGTCCGCCGGCACGTCCTCGACGAGTATCTGGAACGCTTTCGGTCGACGCTGTTCCGGCAGACGATGTTCGCGGACTTCGAGCAGCGGATTCACGAAGTGGTCGAGGACGGCGGCGCGCTCACCCCCGACCGCTTCGACGAACTGTACGGTGACCTCAAACGGCGGTATTACCGGCCCGCGGCCGTCGACGACCGCATCGCCCGCGAGTGGATGCGCATCCCTCACTTCTACTACGGCTACTACGTCTACCAGTACAGCACGGGGATCAGCGCGGCGACGGCCATCGTCGAGCGCATCCGCGAGGAAGGGGAGACGGCGGCAGCGGACTACCGCGAGGCGCTCCGACTCGGCGGGAGCGAGTACCCCATCGACGTACTGGAGACGGCGGGCGTCGACATGACGACGGCCGCGCCCATCGAGGACGCCCTCGACGTGTACGGAACGTATCTGGACGAGATGGACACGCTGGTTGGGTAG
- a CDS encoding CPBP family intramembrane glutamic endopeptidase has translation MVSSSLPFDDSTTDRLRALVVVLIVSSLGLGAGVALVVGLSLLLVGVGLNPSPFTLLVISLVSIQGLAFGGVALIYLRLRDRPVTSVGLRLPSVRELLIVVAGYATAFVAAITGAFLISITGAPAGENQVAEFASADPTVLLWLIPASFLLIGPGEELLFRGIVQGRLRETFDRVPGVVIASALFAAVHFVALTGGAGGRIVTIAVLFFPALVFGSVYELTDNLVVPALVHGAYNATLFALAYLAIRLSESGAFPQGDGAGPATLVVDAAVLLPH, from the coding sequence ATGGTCTCGTCCTCGCTCCCGTTCGACGATTCGACGACAGATCGCCTCCGGGCGCTCGTCGTCGTCCTGATCGTCTCCAGTCTCGGCCTCGGTGCCGGCGTCGCCCTCGTCGTCGGGCTCTCGCTTCTCCTGGTCGGTGTCGGGCTGAACCCGTCGCCGTTCACCCTCCTCGTGATCTCGCTCGTCTCGATCCAGGGACTCGCGTTCGGCGGCGTTGCCCTCATCTATCTCCGCCTCCGGGATCGCCCCGTCACGAGCGTCGGCCTCCGACTCCCGTCGGTTCGGGAACTCCTGATCGTCGTGGCGGGCTACGCGACGGCATTCGTCGCCGCCATCACCGGCGCCTTTCTCATCAGTATCACCGGCGCCCCGGCGGGTGAGAATCAGGTGGCCGAGTTCGCCAGCGCCGATCCGACCGTCCTCCTCTGGCTGATCCCCGCCTCCTTTCTCCTCATCGGTCCCGGCGAGGAACTGCTCTTTCGCGGCATCGTCCAAGGGCGTCTCCGGGAGACGTTCGACCGCGTCCCCGGTGTCGTCATCGCGAGCGCGCTCTTTGCTGCCGTCCACTTCGTCGCCCTGACCGGCGGCGCCGGCGGCCGCATCGTCACCATCGCCGTCCTCTTTTTCCCCGCACTCGTCTTCGGGAGCGTCTACGAACTCACGGACAACCTCGTCGTCCCCGCCTTGGTTCACGGTGCGTACAACGCGACGCTCTTTGCCCTCGCCTACCTCGCCATTCGGCTCTCGGAGTCGGGGGCGTTCCCGCAGGGCGACGGGGCCGGCCCAGCCACACTCGTCGTCGACGCCGCTGTGCTTCTCCCCCACTGA
- the tgtA gene encoding tRNA guanosine(15) transglycosylase TgtA, producing the protein MREHFELRRGDALGRIGALTVPRAGRTVETPALLPVINPNIRTVSPARLEAEFGADALITNAYIIRKTADLRDRALEEGLHDMLDFSGAIFTDSGSFQLAEYGEINVTTGEILEFQRAIGSDVGTPVDVPTPPDAPRESAEADLETTRRALADAEAVDTGEMLVNAPIQGSTHLDLREAAARHADGTDLDVFPVGAVVPLMNDYRYDDVVDVVAAAKRGLGADCPVHLFGAGHPMMFALAVAMGCDLFDSAAYAIYARDGRYLTVRGTKHLADIDYFPCECPVCSEWTPADLRAAADDERDRLLAEHNLHVSYGELRRIKAAIREGTLLELVETRARGHPAMLDGYRTLLDHARQIERHDPASKGAFFYCSAEGARRPEVVRHHDRIGRLDAPDRLLVTEGSAPSGDRFDAAWRLLPPFGPVPRALSETYPFTAELPERLDRDAHEAAAHGVAALVDANPATDVTVAHDDWPASALALLPESVTVEPLGARPEPNGTE; encoded by the coding sequence ATGCGCGAGCATTTCGAACTGCGGCGCGGCGACGCCCTCGGCCGCATCGGGGCGCTGACCGTGCCGCGGGCCGGTCGGACGGTCGAGACGCCGGCGCTTCTCCCCGTCATCAATCCCAACATCCGGACGGTGTCGCCCGCCCGTCTCGAAGCCGAGTTCGGCGCCGACGCCCTGATCACCAACGCCTACATCATCCGCAAGACGGCCGACCTCCGGGACCGTGCGCTCGAAGAGGGCCTGCACGACATGCTCGACTTCTCGGGGGCGATTTTCACCGACTCCGGCTCCTTCCAGCTCGCCGAATACGGCGAAATAAACGTGACGACCGGCGAGATTCTGGAGTTCCAGCGAGCGATCGGCTCCGACGTCGGGACGCCAGTGGACGTGCCGACGCCGCCCGACGCCCCCCGCGAGAGCGCCGAGGCGGACCTGGAGACCACCCGGCGGGCGCTCGCGGACGCCGAAGCCGTCGACACCGGCGAGATGCTGGTCAACGCGCCGATCCAGGGGTCGACCCACCTCGACCTCCGGGAGGCGGCCGCCCGCCACGCCGACGGGACCGACCTCGACGTGTTCCCGGTCGGGGCCGTCGTCCCGTTGATGAACGACTACCGCTACGACGACGTGGTCGACGTGGTGGCGGCGGCAAAGCGGGGGTTGGGCGCCGACTGCCCCGTCCACCTCTTCGGCGCCGGCCACCCAATGATGTTCGCGCTCGCCGTCGCGATGGGCTGTGATCTCTTCGACTCCGCGGCGTACGCCATCTACGCCCGCGACGGTCGCTATCTCACCGTCCGGGGGACCAAACATCTGGCGGACATCGACTACTTCCCCTGTGAGTGTCCGGTCTGCAGCGAGTGGACGCCCGCCGACCTCCGCGCCGCGGCCGACGACGAGCGCGACCGCCTGCTGGCCGAACACAACCTGCACGTCTCCTACGGCGAGTTGCGGCGGATCAAGGCCGCGATCCGCGAGGGCACCCTGCTCGAACTCGTCGAGACGCGCGCCCGCGGTCATCCCGCGATGCTCGACGGCTACCGCACCCTGCTGGATCACGCACGTCAGATCGAACGCCACGACCCCGCCTCCAAGGGCGCGTTCTTCTACTGCTCGGCCGAGGGCGCGCGCCGGCCGGAGGTGGTCCGCCACCACGACCGGATCGGCCGCCTCGACGCGCCCGACCGCCTGCTGGTGACCGAGGGATCGGCCCCCTCCGGCGACCGCTTCGATGCCGCGTGGCGCCTCCTCCCCCCCTTCGGCCCCGTCCCACGCGCGCTCTCGGAGACGTACCCGTTCACCGCCGAACTACCGGAGCGCCTCGACCGGGACGCCCACGAGGCGGCCGCCCACGGCGTCGCCGCCCTCGTCGACGCCAACCCCGCGACCGACGTGACGGTCGCCCACGACGACTGGCCGGCGTCGGCGCTCGCACTCCTCCCCGAGTCGGTCACCGTCGAGCCACTGGGGGCGCGACCGGAGCCGAACGGGACCGAGTGA
- a CDS encoding cold-shock protein, with the protein MANGTVDFFNDTGGYGFIETDDADDDVFFHMEDVGGPDLEEGQDVEFEIEDSPKGPRATNVVRN; encoded by the coding sequence ATGGCAAACGGTACGGTTGATTTCTTCAACGACACAGGCGGCTACGGTTTCATCGAGACTGACGACGCGGACGACGACGTGTTCTTCCACATGGAGGACGTTGGCGGTCCGGACCTCGAAGAGGGACAGGACGTAGAGTTCGAAATCGAGGACTCCCCCAAGGGTCCGCGCGCGACCAACGTCGTTCGTAACTAA
- a CDS encoding pyridoxamine 5'-phosphate oxidase family protein, with protein MTEYTGEWDRAEVAAFLADAYVPIRVACRTPAGGLWMLSLWYDFDADAGVFRCATSADADVVRYLRADDGVAFEVSTNDPPYRGVRGCGSATISPDDDKETLRTLLERYLGDTDSSLARRLLDPARDEVTISVDPERCYSWDFSDRMRDVDGGRD; from the coding sequence ATGACCGAGTACACCGGCGAGTGGGACCGGGCCGAGGTTGCGGCGTTTCTGGCCGACGCGTACGTCCCGATCCGGGTGGCCTGTCGGACGCCCGCCGGCGGCCTCTGGATGCTCTCGCTGTGGTACGACTTCGACGCCGACGCCGGCGTGTTCCGATGTGCCACCTCGGCCGACGCGGACGTGGTGCGCTATCTCCGCGCGGACGACGGCGTCGCGTTCGAGGTGTCGACGAACGACCCACCGTATCGGGGGGTTCGTGGCTGTGGCTCGGCGACGATTTCCCCGGACGACGACAAGGAAACCCTCCGAACTCTGTTGGAGCGGTATCTCGGCGACACCGACTCCTCGCTCGCCCGTCGCCTCCTCGACCCGGCGCGCGACGAGGTGACGATCAGCGTCGACCCCGAGCGGTGTTACTCGTGGGACTTCTCCGACCGGATGCGGGACGTGGACGGCGGCCGGGACTGA
- the arcS gene encoding archaeosine synthase subunit alpha, with the protein MTEYFEVHARDGAARIGELRLRDPVTTPTLADDVVVDAGSLWAADRDVPEGDEGALTVLPHRAFPAGTDPTVQESFAVDYPDVDYPSAGVVTGETAGDYGCDAYVLATAAGVVGHGESFRDELIAVREATPPDTALYLAGVATPANVATLVAAGVDLVDAKLARVKGRQGVYLTTDGEYHLGELDELPGAFPSDPPLSEFTREDCVAHNVAALESALSTVRIRIRRGRLRDYLEGQARHENWLTATVREFDHEYRYLEARTPVLRDTELSAASEETMDRVEIQRFADRVTTRYRNRFDGPLVLVPCSARKPYSDSQSHAQFHRAINYRGHLVSMTSPIGVVPQELECTYPAQHYDAVVTGDWTEGEKTFVAEALRRYLDRNDYPRVIAHVPGEGYRDICERVAENVDVPFEFTVADHPTTSESLSNLSDTLSGELKYSKRTRQHNTVRAIADYQFGVGAGDDLFPDLQTTSRHPKLQIRDGDGTQLAAQVPQYGVLSFTLAGARHWAESAAPTKRVDIDSFVPHGSVLAPGVVDASADVRVGDEVVVEGPAAFGVGRAAMSGPEMRDSSRGVAVEVRHVEER; encoded by the coding sequence ATGACCGAGTATTTCGAGGTACACGCGCGTGACGGCGCCGCGCGGATCGGCGAACTCCGCCTGCGTGACCCCGTCACGACGCCCACCCTCGCCGACGACGTGGTCGTCGACGCCGGGAGCCTTTGGGCCGCCGACCGCGACGTGCCCGAGGGCGACGAGGGGGCGCTGACGGTCCTTCCCCATCGTGCCTTCCCCGCGGGCACCGATCCGACCGTCCAGGAGTCGTTCGCCGTCGACTACCCCGACGTGGACTACCCGAGTGCCGGCGTCGTCACCGGCGAGACGGCCGGCGACTACGGCTGTGACGCGTACGTCCTCGCCACCGCCGCCGGCGTCGTCGGCCACGGCGAATCCTTCCGCGACGAACTGATCGCCGTCCGCGAGGCGACCCCGCCGGACACCGCGCTCTATCTCGCCGGCGTCGCCACCCCCGCGAACGTCGCCACTCTCGTCGCCGCCGGCGTCGATCTGGTCGACGCCAAACTCGCCCGCGTGAAGGGTCGCCAGGGCGTCTACCTCACGACCGACGGCGAGTACCACCTCGGCGAACTCGACGAACTCCCCGGTGCCTTCCCCTCGGACCCGCCGCTTTCCGAATTCACCCGCGAGGACTGTGTCGCCCACAACGTCGCAGCACTCGAATCGGCGCTGTCGACGGTCCGAATCCGGATTCGACGGGGGCGGCTGCGCGACTACTTGGAGGGACAGGCCCGCCACGAGAACTGGCTGACCGCCACCGTCCGCGAGTTCGACCACGAGTACCGCTATCTCGAGGCGCGGACGCCCGTCCTCCGCGACACCGAACTCAGCGCGGCGAGCGAGGAGACGATGGACCGCGTGGAGATCCAGCGCTTCGCCGACCGCGTGACGACCCGCTACCGCAACCGCTTCGACGGCCCTCTCGTCCTCGTCCCCTGTTCGGCACGGAAACCGTACAGCGACTCCCAGAGCCACGCGCAATTTCACCGCGCCATCAACTACCGCGGCCACCTCGTCTCGATGACCTCCCCCATCGGCGTCGTCCCGCAGGAGTTGGAGTGTACTTACCCCGCCCAGCACTACGACGCCGTCGTCACCGGCGACTGGACCGAAGGGGAGAAGACGTTCGTCGCGGAAGCCCTCCGGCGCTACCTCGACCGGAACGACTACCCCCGCGTCATCGCCCACGTCCCCGGCGAGGGGTACCGCGACATCTGTGAGCGCGTCGCCGAGAACGTGGATGTTCCCTTCGAGTTCACCGTCGCGGACCACCCCACCACCTCGGAGTCGCTGTCGAACCTCTCGGACACCCTCTCGGGCGAACTCAAGTACTCGAAGCGGACGCGCCAGCACAACACGGTGCGGGCCATCGCGGACTACCAGTTCGGTGTGGGCGCGGGCGACGACCTGTTCCCCGACCTGCAAACGACGAGTCGCCACCCGAAACTCCAGATCCGGGACGGCGATGGCACCCAGCTCGCGGCGCAGGTCCCCCAGTACGGCGTCCTCTCCTTTACGCTCGCGGGCGCCCGCCACTGGGCCGAGAGCGCGGCGCCGACCAAGCGGGTCGACATCGACTCCTTCGTCCCACACGGGAGCGTCCTCGCGCCGGGCGTCGTCGACGCGAGCGCCGACGTCCGCGTCGGCGACGAGGTAGTCGTCGAGGGGCCGGCAGCCTTCGGCGTCGGCCGCGCCGCGATGAGCGGGCCGGAGATGCGCGACAGTTCGCGTGGCGTCGCCGTCGAGGTGCGACACGTCGAAGAGCGGTAG